A window from Opitutia bacterium ISCC 52 encodes these proteins:
- the trxB gene encoding thioredoxin-disulfide reductase: protein MENVIIVGTGCAGLTAAIYTGRANLNPLVIEGNQPGGQLTTTSEVENFPGWPEGIDGYSLMDNLRKQATRFGTRFENNLIDSVDFSGDVKILKAGDKTYEAKTVIISTGASPRLLGLDSEKKLFGTGGVSTCATCDGAFYRDMDVVVVGGGDSACEEALFLTRFASKVTLIHRRDELRASKIMADRTLANEKIEMCWDSGVTKIEGADDGAVSGVSVKNLKTGEEKTIPCKGAFIAIGHIPNTQAFADALKTDENGYFLAEPGSQIRTNVPGVYVAGDCVDHVFRQAITAAGMGCQAAIEAERWMAEQG from the coding sequence ATGGAAAACGTCATCATTGTTGGAACCGGCTGCGCCGGATTAACCGCGGCTATTTACACTGGCAGAGCAAACCTGAACCCTTTGGTAATCGAAGGTAACCAGCCAGGTGGACAGCTTACCACAACCTCGGAAGTGGAAAACTTCCCCGGCTGGCCGGAAGGAATCGATGGTTACTCACTGATGGATAACCTAAGGAAACAAGCCACCCGTTTTGGAACCCGCTTCGAAAACAACCTGATCGATTCAGTCGATTTTTCCGGTGATGTTAAAATCCTGAAGGCAGGCGATAAAACCTATGAAGCGAAGACCGTGATCATTTCAACGGGTGCTTCCCCGCGTTTGCTAGGCCTCGATTCGGAAAAGAAACTTTTCGGAACGGGCGGAGTATCCACATGCGCCACCTGCGATGGAGCCTTCTACCGGGATATGGATGTAGTAGTAGTAGGTGGAGGAGACTCAGCCTGCGAAGAAGCTCTTTTCCTCACACGCTTTGCATCGAAAGTGACCTTAATTCATCGCAGAGACGAGTTAAGGGCCTCCAAGATAATGGCAGACCGAACTCTCGCCAACGAGAAGATCGAGATGTGCTGGGACTCTGGAGTAACTAAGATTGAAGGGGCTGATGACGGAGCTGTTTCCGGTGTTTCAGTAAAAAACCTTAAGACAGGTGAGGAAAAGACCATTCCTTGCAAAGGAGCATTTATCGCAATCGGACACATCCCTAACACTCAGGCATTTGCGGATGCCTTGAAGACGGATGAGAATGGCTACTTCTTAGCTGAACCAGGGAGCCAGATCCGAACCAACGTACCAGGTGTGTATGTGGCAGGGGATTGCGTTGACCATGTATTCCGACAGGCGATCACAGCCGCGGGCATGGGATGTCAGG
- a CDS encoding TatD family hydrolase has product MSKEFSIIDSHCHLDRFYHKGKLPAVIDQAQEAGVNRMITVGTSDEDWPLYAQLNQEHRGLIDYTVGLHPCHVEEDWEKQVEQLRPYFEKDSYRPVALGEIGLDYFHLPKKDQEKAEQLKAWQVSALRFQLELVREFDCPVVIHSRGAFEDCIQELDAAAINWSKVVFHCFVENAEAMATLNERGGRGSFTGIITFKNADDVRAAALAQGLDRLMVETDAPYLAPVPHRGKPCYPAYTAFTAKYCADMFGVSEIEIADCSRSNTEEFFGLV; this is encoded by the coding sequence ATGTCTAAGGAATTTTCAATCATCGACAGTCATTGTCACCTGGACCGGTTTTACCATAAAGGGAAGCTTCCGGCAGTTATCGACCAGGCTCAGGAAGCTGGCGTGAATCGTATGATAACGGTTGGGACCTCAGATGAAGACTGGCCTTTGTATGCCCAGTTGAATCAAGAACACCGTGGCTTAATCGACTATACTGTGGGTCTTCATCCCTGCCATGTGGAAGAGGATTGGGAAAAGCAAGTAGAGCAACTACGTCCCTATTTTGAAAAAGACAGCTACCGCCCCGTGGCTCTCGGAGAGATTGGATTGGATTACTTTCACTTACCGAAGAAAGACCAAGAGAAGGCGGAGCAATTGAAGGCGTGGCAGGTCTCGGCTTTACGTTTCCAACTCGAGTTGGTGCGCGAATTCGATTGCCCGGTGGTTATTCATTCCCGTGGTGCTTTTGAAGATTGTATCCAAGAGTTGGATGCAGCTGCAATAAATTGGAGCAAAGTGGTATTCCATTGCTTCGTTGAAAATGCCGAGGCAATGGCTACGTTGAACGAGCGCGGAGGCCGAGGGTCTTTCACTGGTATTATTACTTTTAAAAATGCCGATGACGTGAGAGCAGCAGCGTTAGCCCAAGGACTGGATAGGCTCATGGTGGAAACAGATGCTCCTTACCTGGCACCCGTGCCTCATCGAGGCAAACCCTGTTATCCTGCCTACACCGCGTTCACAGCAAAGTACTGTGCGGACATGTTCGGGGTTAGCGAAATAGAGATTGCCGATTGCTCTCGTAGCAATACGGAGGAATTTTTCGGATTAGTTTAG